A window of the Buchnera aphidicola (Pterocallis alni) genome harbors these coding sequences:
- the rpsJ gene encoding 30S ribosomal protein S10, which yields MSNQIIRVRLKAFDHRLIDQSILEIIDTVKRTGAKVQGPIPLPTRKEKFTVLISPHVNKDARDQYEITTHKRLLDIIQPTEKTVDALMRLDLSSGVDIQISLD from the coding sequence ATGTCGAATCAAATAATTCGTGTTCGTTTAAAAGCATTTGATCATAGATTGATTGATCAATCTATTTTAGAAATTATTGATACAGTTAAAAGAACTGGAGCTAAAGTACAAGGTCCGATTCCTTTACCAACTAGAAAAGAAAAATTCACTGTTTTAATTTCTCCACATGTAAATAAAGATGCTCGAGATCAATATGAAATTACAACACATAAAAGATTGCTTGATATTATTCAACCAACAGAAAAGACTGTAGATGCTTTAATGAGATTAGATTTATCTTCTGGAGTAGATATACAAATTAGTTTAGATTAA